A portion of the Pedobacter cryoconitis genome contains these proteins:
- a CDS encoding TetR/AcrR family transcriptional regulator has translation MRTRDIEKEKLVKKIAVETIANGGFESFSMNKLAKACGISVATLYIYYKDKDDLLSQLAVEHGRVLAKSMLHNFDAEASFEDGLRQQWENRYRELINNPILSKFNEQLRASVYQDQFLSTLMEDVLVKFKRFNDNIISRGEVREMPFEVYWSVAFAPLYALIKFNNEGQSLGGKPFKMTDEMLWEAFDLVVKGLKK, from the coding sequence ATGCGTACAAGAGATATAGAGAAAGAGAAGCTGGTAAAAAAAATTGCTGTAGAAACCATTGCAAATGGTGGTTTTGAAAGTTTTAGTATGAATAAGCTCGCCAAAGCTTGTGGCATTTCCGTAGCCACACTTTATATTTATTACAAGGACAAGGATGATCTTCTTTCCCAGCTTGCTGTAGAGCATGGTAGGGTGTTAGCAAAATCAATGCTGCATAATTTTGATGCTGAAGCTTCTTTTGAAGACGGGTTACGCCAGCAATGGGAAAACCGCTATCGGGAGTTGATCAATAACCCAATATTAAGCAAGTTTAATGAACAGTTGAGGGCGTCTGTTTATCAGGATCAATTTCTCTCTACGTTAATGGAAGATGTTTTAGTGAAATTCAAAAGATTTAATGATAATATTATCTCCCGCGGAGAAGTCAGGGAGATGCCTTTTGAAGTTTACTGGTCAGTTGCATTTGCACCGCTTTACGCTTTAATTAAGTTTAACAATGAAGGACAAAGCCTTGGTGGAAAGCCATTCAAGATGACAGATGAGATGTTATGGGAGGCTTTTGATCTGGTTGTGAAAGGATTGAAGAAGTAA
- a CDS encoding aminotransferase class IV — MKVNTVFLNHAFIAETQASLLVTDLSIQRGYGIFDFFKTINGKPVFLDDHIARFYNSAKKMHLQISQTPAELKDIIAELMQRNNLPDSGIKMTLTGGYAADAYTLPAAQNLIITQTALTLPKGLQAEGTTLVTYPYQRQFSEMKTLDYAMAIWLQPFIKEKNANDVLYQYNGFVRETPRANFFIVTTEGEVVTAKDNILAGVIRKNILNLEDTGFQLTEREFSVEELYNASEAFMTSTTKNILPVLKVDGKEIGDGKVGKITTQLSALLLKKIG, encoded by the coding sequence ATGAAAGTTAATACTGTTTTTCTAAACCATGCTTTTATAGCGGAAACACAAGCTTCCTTATTAGTTACAGATCTTTCCATACAAAGAGGCTATGGAATATTTGATTTCTTTAAAACAATAAATGGTAAACCTGTTTTTTTAGATGACCATATAGCCCGATTTTATAATTCAGCAAAAAAAATGCATCTGCAGATCAGTCAAACTCCTGCAGAACTAAAAGATATTATTGCTGAATTGATGCAAAGAAATAATTTACCGGATTCAGGGATCAAGATGACTTTAACAGGTGGTTATGCTGCTGATGCTTATACCCTTCCGGCTGCACAGAACCTGATCATTACACAGACGGCCTTAACGTTACCTAAGGGGCTTCAAGCTGAAGGAACTACTTTGGTTACTTATCCCTATCAAAGACAGTTTTCAGAAATGAAAACGCTGGATTATGCTATGGCAATCTGGTTACAACCATTTATTAAAGAGAAGAATGCGAATGATGTATTGTATCAGTATAATGGCTTTGTCAGAGAAACGCCAAGGGCCAACTTTTTTATAGTAACTACTGAGGGTGAAGTCGTTACTGCTAAAGACAACATTCTGGCTGGAGTAATCCGTAAAAACATCTTAAATCTCGAAGACACAGGTTTTCAACTAACTGAACGTGAGTTTAGCGTGGAGGAACTTTATAATGCAAGTGAAGCCTTTATGACCAGCACAACGAAAAATATCCTTCCGGTGCTAAAAGTAGATGGTAAAGAAATTGGTGACGGTAAAGTGGGAAAGATTACCACCCAATTATCTGCTTTGCTGCTGAAGAAAATAGGATAA
- the miaA gene encoding tRNA (adenosine(37)-N6)-dimethylallyltransferase MiaA: MQIEKNPLLIILGPTASGKTKLAVSVAAALDGEVISADSRQVFKDMDIGTGKDLHEYKIGEKLIPYHLINIREAGEHYNVNSFKEDFYQIVENLNQQHKVPVLCGGTGMYIHSILQNHQYTAVPVNEELRTSLPSHDIEALRKVLAGYPAALTAHADLSSAKRLVRAIEIAAYLQHHTLVEENRPLLNPLVIGLGGAVDSRRERIYSRLNERFDNGLIEEVEGLLKRGVSAEMLLFYGLEYKFITEYLQNKLSLPDLKDKLYIAIRQFAKRQMTFFRKMEKDGIMINWLDSAMEPIQLKQEVIKLYTESFGQ; the protein is encoded by the coding sequence ATGCAAATAGAGAAAAACCCACTTTTAATTATACTTGGTCCAACGGCCTCAGGAAAAACTAAACTTGCGGTTAGTGTTGCAGCTGCATTGGATGGAGAAGTTATTAGTGCAGATAGCAGGCAGGTATTTAAGGATATGGATATTGGGACCGGAAAGGATCTGCATGAATACAAGATCGGTGAAAAACTTATTCCCTATCATTTGATTAATATCAGAGAGGCAGGTGAGCATTACAATGTGAATTCATTTAAAGAAGATTTCTATCAAATAGTTGAAAATCTTAACCAGCAGCATAAAGTACCAGTGCTGTGCGGTGGCACAGGCATGTACATTCACAGTATCCTGCAAAACCATCAATACACTGCGGTTCCTGTCAATGAAGAATTGCGCACAAGTCTTCCATCCCATGATATTGAAGCATTACGTAAAGTATTAGCAGGTTATCCGGCAGCATTAACAGCCCATGCAGATCTTTCTTCTGCTAAGAGGTTAGTCAGAGCTATTGAAATTGCAGCATATTTACAACATCATACATTAGTAGAAGAAAATCGTCCCTTGCTGAATCCTCTGGTGATCGGGTTGGGTGGAGCAGTTGATTCCCGCAGAGAAAGAATTTATAGCAGGCTAAATGAGCGTTTTGACAATGGTCTTATTGAAGAAGTCGAAGGGCTTTTAAAGCGTGGTGTAAGTGCTGAAATGTTGCTCTTCTATGGTTTGGAATATAAATTTATCACCGAATATCTTCAAAATAAGCTCAGTTTACCAGACTTAAAAGATAAATTGTACATCGCAATCCGCCAATTTGCAAAGAGGCAGATGACTTTTTTCAGAAAAATGGAAAAAGACGGTATTATGATAAACTGGCTTGATTCAGCAATGGAACCCATCCAATTAAAGCAGGAAGTTATCAAATTATATACGGAGTCATTTGGCCAGTAA
- a CDS encoding protein O-mannosyl-transferase family → MKLTAQQHLEIRQHLLSLSLTENMLDELYDHLLTALEQKPASAKFNMTEVRELIDTEFSELINTPEEKKKYRLINTVAGFALFGIALLTYWLTMEPTASFYDCGEFIATANKLQVGHQPGAPLFLMIGKMFSLLAMGNTAKIAYWINFSAVLASAATIMFLFWTITALASKVYSKEKVGSKTFSIIAAGAIGALAYTFSDTFWFSAVESEVYALSSLFTAVTFWAILRWESETNNRWLIFISFIVGLSIGVHLLSLLTIPAVTLVYYFKKVKERGVLGTIKAFLIGCLIVGIVQFVLIQYFVLFAAEADLLFVNTFGLFFGSGAICFILLFAAILYSVISYSIRHQKYNLNMGLLCLVFVLFGFSSYLMILIRADAKTNINLSNPDQPFSLYDYLGRTNYGSVPLIYGNTFDAKVVEQKETGNTYRKGASKYEISGKTYKTVYDKNILFPRTFSQKAGHDKYYQQWLSLNEGQTPTFTQNLSFFTSWQLGFMYWRYFLWNFAGRQNDVQGVGNVQDGNWITGIKPLDSLRLGSQADLPATITTNAGHNMYYGLPLLMGIAGLIWLYRRNKKDGIVVITLFFFTGIAIILYLNQDPLQPRERDYAYAGSFYAFAICIGFGVLALKELLSKIARQRLSLIIATGICLLAAPVLMGVQGWDDHDRSHKTTATDWAKNYLNSCAPNAILFTNADNDTFPLWYAQEVEGFRTDVRVICMQFLPDASFINQLKKQMNKSAALPITMAEEKYVTGVRDYLPYVDYGLTDSVELKDLFSVMTSENKEDQVQMTDGTFMNFLPTKKLKLTIDPEQLVKTHTITPAQKAQVSKTMEWNFNKSYASKGDLALFDILIHNNWERPIYFATSVSQDTYIGLDQYLYLEGYAYRLLPFKTSAEDNRDKSDKTNSDVMYANVMHKMDYTGFNKASYLDQESKRIVFSTWGFNNTLAGNLIMEGKSAKAAYLMQKCLRDLPLTNYSVRDTVNRISTIQNLYALNRIKEANQLTKETAGFLAQEFSYVCTLAPEFQQAYLQDTRLSLSVLHQLDQLTAGYKQQELNHVIKDSFNQMIDKSGIRRS, encoded by the coding sequence ATGAAATTAACCGCGCAGCAACATTTAGAAATACGCCAGCATCTGCTGAGTTTATCGCTCACTGAAAACATGCTCGACGAATTATATGATCACCTTCTTACTGCTCTGGAACAGAAACCGGCTTCTGCTAAATTCAATATGACTGAAGTGCGTGAATTGATTGATACAGAATTCAGTGAATTGATCAATACACCAGAAGAAAAAAAGAAATATCGCCTGATCAATACGGTTGCTGGTTTTGCACTTTTTGGCATTGCGCTGCTAACTTACTGGCTCACCATGGAACCAACTGCAAGTTTCTATGATTGCGGAGAATTTATTGCGACCGCTAACAAATTACAAGTCGGACACCAGCCAGGTGCTCCTCTTTTTCTGATGATCGGTAAAATGTTCAGCCTGCTGGCCATGGGTAACACCGCAAAAATTGCTTACTGGATTAATTTCAGTGCTGTGCTTGCCAGTGCAGCTACGATTATGTTTCTTTTCTGGACTATCACAGCGCTTGCTTCCAAAGTTTATAGCAAAGAAAAAGTTGGCAGTAAAACCTTCAGTATCATTGCAGCAGGAGCTATAGGTGCGCTCGCTTATACCTTCTCAGATACCTTTTGGTTTTCAGCAGTAGAGTCTGAAGTCTATGCGCTCTCCTCCTTATTTACTGCAGTTACTTTCTGGGCCATTTTGAGATGGGAGAGCGAAACCAATAACCGCTGGCTCATTTTCATTTCCTTTATTGTGGGCCTTTCTATTGGTGTTCATCTTTTAAGTTTATTGACCATACCTGCCGTAACTCTTGTTTATTACTTTAAAAAAGTGAAGGAGCGTGGAGTCCTGGGAACCATTAAAGCCTTTTTAATTGGCTGTTTGATCGTCGGAATTGTTCAGTTTGTGCTGATCCAGTATTTTGTTCTTTTCGCCGCAGAGGCCGACCTTCTTTTTGTAAATACTTTTGGCCTTTTCTTTGGGTCAGGTGCAATATGTTTCATTTTACTCTTTGCTGCAATTTTGTATAGCGTAATAAGTTACTCCATACGTCACCAAAAATATAACCTGAACATGGGGCTGCTTTGCCTGGTATTTGTTCTTTTTGGCTTTAGCTCCTACCTGATGATCCTGATCAGAGCAGATGCAAAAACCAATATCAATTTAAGCAATCCGGATCAGCCATTTTCTCTCTACGACTACCTGGGACGTACAAATTATGGGTCTGTACCTTTAATTTACGGTAATACCTTTGATGCTAAAGTAGTAGAGCAAAAAGAAACCGGAAATACATACCGCAAAGGAGCTTCAAAATACGAAATATCCGGAAAAACCTACAAAACTGTTTACGACAAAAACATCCTCTTCCCAAGAACCTTTAGTCAGAAAGCAGGACACGATAAATATTATCAACAGTGGCTAAGTCTGAACGAAGGACAAACACCAACGTTCACCCAGAATCTGAGCTTTTTTACTTCATGGCAATTGGGGTTTATGTACTGGCGTTATTTCTTATGGAACTTTGCAGGAAGACAAAATGATGTCCAGGGCGTTGGAAACGTACAAGATGGTAACTGGATTACCGGTATCAAACCGCTGGATAGCTTACGCTTGGGCAGTCAAGCTGATCTCCCTGCCACAATCACCACCAATGCTGGACATAATATGTATTATGGATTACCATTATTAATGGGAATTGCCGGACTGATCTGGCTTTACCGCAGAAATAAAAAAGATGGAATTGTGGTGATTACTTTGTTTTTCTTTACTGGAATAGCAATTATTCTCTACTTAAATCAAGATCCATTGCAACCAAGGGAAAGGGATTATGCTTATGCAGGTTCTTTTTATGCTTTTGCCATTTGTATTGGCTTTGGTGTACTGGCCCTCAAAGAACTTTTATCAAAAATAGCCAGGCAGAGATTAAGTCTGATCATTGCTACAGGAATATGTTTACTGGCGGCACCTGTATTAATGGGTGTACAAGGCTGGGATGATCATGATCGCTCTCATAAAACCACAGCAACAGACTGGGCTAAGAACTATTTAAATTCTTGCGCACCGAATGCGATCCTTTTTACGAATGCAGATAATGATACTTTTCCACTTTGGTACGCGCAGGAAGTAGAGGGTTTCAGAACAGATGTACGTGTAATCTGTATGCAGTTTTTACCCGATGCCTCTTTTATCAATCAATTGAAGAAGCAAATGAATAAATCTGCAGCATTACCTATCACGATGGCTGAAGAAAAGTATGTTACTGGTGTCAGGGATTATCTGCCTTACGTAGATTATGGACTGACTGATAGTGTAGAGTTGAAGGATTTGTTTTCGGTAATGACTTCTGAAAACAAAGAAGATCAGGTACAGATGACCGATGGCACGTTTATGAATTTTCTGCCCACTAAAAAGCTAAAACTCACTATAGATCCCGAACAGCTCGTTAAAACGCATACCATCACTCCTGCTCAAAAAGCGCAGGTGAGCAAAACAATGGAATGGAACTTTAATAAATCTTATGCTAGTAAAGGCGATTTAGCCCTATTTGATATTCTCATTCATAACAATTGGGAACGCCCGATATACTTTGCAACTTCGGTATCACAAGATACTTATATAGGTCTTGATCAATACCTTTACCTGGAAGGGTATGCGTATCGTTTACTCCCTTTTAAAACTTCAGCCGAGGATAACAGAGATAAAAGTGACAAGACTAATTCGGATGTAATGTATGCAAATGTGATGCATAAAATGGATTATACAGGATTCAATAAGGCTTCTTATCTGGATCAGGAATCCAAAAGAATTGTTTTTTCTACCTGGGGATTTAACAATACACTTGCTGGTAATCTGATTATGGAAGGGAAATCTGCAAAGGCTGCATATTTAATGCAGAAATGTCTGAGAGATTTACCATTGACTAATTATTCGGTAAGAGATACGGTAAACAGGATTAGTACCATTCAGAATTTATATGCGCTCAACCGGATTAAAGAGGCGAATCAGCTGACTAAAGAAACAGCTGGTTTCCTTGCTCAGGAGTTCAGCTATGTTTGTACACTGGCCCCGGAATTCCAGCAGGCTTATTTGCAGGATACAAGATTAAGCTTGTCTGTTTTACATCAGCTCGATCAATTGACGGCTGGTTATAAACAGCAGGAATTAAACCATGTTATTAAAGATTCATTTAATCAAATGATAGATAAATCAGGTATCAGAAGGAGCTGA
- a CDS encoding MFS transporter, with product MKTEGTIPFSGYQKIVIFILAMTQFTVILDFMVMSPLGDMLIKSLSMKPSSFGIAVSAYAFSAGISGLLTAGFADRFDRKKLLLFFYSGFIVGTFLCSLANSFELLVAARIITGLFGGVISSISMAIITDLFGLQQRGRVMGFIQMGFGASQVLGIPIGLYIANKWGWESPFVMVAAVAIIIAILIVVVLKPINKHLGLQHDRSAFKHLWHTVSKKNYRVGFAATAALSIGGFMMMPFGSVFAVNNLHVTAGELPVLFMVSGVSSLIIMPLIGKLSDTVSKFRIFSIASIWTILICVAYTNLSATPFWIVIGLNVLMMIGIMSRMVPSSALTSAIPDMEDRGAFMSINSSMQQIAGGVAAAVSGMIVVQQTKFSPIEHYDIVGYVVVVVTLISIFLMYRVNQLAKKKTVTASPKAEEPDLVMSEF from the coding sequence ATGAAAACTGAAGGAACTATACCTTTTTCGGGCTATCAAAAGATAGTAATCTTTATTTTAGCAATGACTCAATTTACTGTTATACTTGATTTTATGGTAATGTCTCCTTTGGGAGATATGCTGATTAAGTCTTTAAGTATGAAGCCTTCCTCTTTTGGGATTGCAGTTTCTGCTTATGCTTTCAGTGCAGGTATCTCAGGTTTATTAACTGCAGGTTTTGCAGATCGTTTTGACCGTAAGAAACTGCTTTTATTCTTTTACAGTGGTTTCATTGTTGGAACCTTTTTATGCAGTTTAGCCAATTCCTTTGAGCTATTGGTTGCTGCACGTATTATTACCGGCTTATTTGGCGGGGTAATCAGCTCTATTTCTATGGCTATTATTACCGACCTTTTTGGTTTACAGCAAAGGGGAAGAGTAATGGGCTTTATACAAATGGGCTTCGGTGCAAGTCAGGTATTGGGTATCCCCATAGGTTTATATATCGCGAACAAATGGGGATGGGAGTCACCTTTTGTGATGGTAGCTGCGGTAGCCATAATCATTGCCATTTTAATTGTGGTGGTTTTAAAACCAATCAACAAACATCTTGGTTTGCAACATGACCGGTCTGCATTTAAGCATCTTTGGCATACAGTATCCAAAAAGAATTACCGGGTTGGTTTTGCAGCAACAGCTGCACTATCCATAGGTGGTTTTATGATGATGCCTTTTGGAAGTGTTTTTGCAGTTAATAACCTGCATGTTACGGCTGGAGAGTTACCTGTATTATTTATGGTTTCCGGGGTAAGTTCATTGATTATTATGCCTTTAATTGGAAAGCTGAGTGATACGGTGAGTAAATTCAGAATTTTCAGTATTGCTTCTATCTGGACCATACTGATCTGTGTAGCTTATACCAATTTATCTGCAACACCATTCTGGATCGTAATTGGCCTTAACGTGCTGATGATGATAGGGATTATGAGCCGTATGGTTCCAAGTTCCGCTTTAACAAGCGCAATCCCTGATATGGAAGACAGAGGCGCATTTATGAGCATTAATTCTTCTATGCAGCAAATTGCAGGTGGAGTAGCGGCAGCAGTTTCAGGGATGATCGTCGTTCAGCAGACTAAATTTAGTCCTATAGAACATTATGATATCGTTGGTTATGTGGTTGTAGTGGTCACATTGATCAGTATATTTTTAATGTACAGAGTGAACCAGCTGGCTAAAAAGAAAACAGTTACTGCATCGCCTAAGGCAGAAGAGCCTGACCTGGTTATGTCGGAGTTTTAA
- a CDS encoding PadR family transcriptional regulator produces the protein MSTANGMLKGSLQTIILKLLQENEKMYGYEITQKVKEITNGEIKLTEGAMYPSLHKMEADGMLSTSTELVDNRVRKYYALTTAGKKEVENKLQEAESFIGNLQLLLNLKSKLS, from the coding sequence ATGAGTACAGCAAACGGAATGTTAAAGGGCAGCCTGCAAACTATCATTTTGAAACTTCTTCAGGAAAATGAGAAGATGTATGGTTATGAAATCACCCAGAAGGTGAAGGAAATCACCAATGGAGAAATTAAACTAACAGAAGGTGCAATGTATCCCAGCCTCCACAAAATGGAAGCTGATGGTATGTTAAGCACCAGTACAGAATTAGTGGACAACAGAGTGCGCAAATATTATGCGCTGACCACTGCGGGCAAAAAAGAAGTAGAAAACAAACTTCAGGAAGCCGAGAGTTTTATTGGGAATCTGCAATTGCTGCTTAACCTCAAATCTAAGCTCTCATGA
- a CDS encoding lipocalin-like domain-containing protein → MKFQFLLLAGLTSLAACTDKNPPSTALTNQSIAGTWKLVSSKVTRGAKTEITYPVKGQEMIKLFNGTHFAFFKHDLAKGAVPVPVYDAGAGTFSLKGDQYQEHLEYCNYRNWENRDFKFTLTLKNDTITQKGIEKIDSLNINQEIVEIYTKIK, encoded by the coding sequence ATGAAATTTCAATTCTTACTACTCGCCGGACTTACCAGCCTGGCTGCCTGCACAGACAAAAATCCGCCCTCCACTGCGTTAACAAATCAATCTATTGCTGGTACCTGGAAATTGGTATCCAGTAAGGTCACTAGAGGTGCTAAAACAGAAATTACTTACCCTGTAAAAGGACAGGAAATGATAAAATTATTTAATGGGACACATTTTGCTTTTTTCAAACATGACCTGGCAAAAGGAGCTGTACCTGTTCCAGTTTACGATGCTGGTGCAGGAACTTTTTCCCTTAAAGGTGATCAATACCAGGAGCATTTAGAATATTGTAATTACCGCAACTGGGAAAACAGAGATTTTAAATTCACATTGACTTTAAAGAATGATACAATCACACAGAAAGGTATTGAGAAAATTGATAGCTTAAATATCAATCAGGAAATCGTGGAAATTTATACTAAAATAAAGTAA
- a CDS encoding LacI family DNA-binding transcriptional regulator, which translates to MSTKTPVTLKLLAQKLKISISTVSKALNDYPTINAYTKERVKQMAAELHFTPNKSALNLQIQKSYTIGIILPDLMDHYFTRSIFGIEQHARQYGYNVIIGQSYDELKKEVDLANMLLKSRIDGLIIAISKNTQNFDHLDMFENLGLPIIYYGRNPSFNLSCHKVLSNTYQGCYKATDFLIKRGHQRVAYLGGPKMISFTHDRFKGYINALNDNHIPFDASLVAYTDFDKENTNTAIKELFYNSENPPTALVAFKEQILFDAMKYLRANKYEKMEQTEFIGFGNMPFIRYLDNPPLASIEENPESMGENAIKLLLKLIDHKTEAAGYQEVMVDCELVLHQ; encoded by the coding sequence ATGAGTACAAAAACGCCCGTAACCCTGAAACTTTTAGCTCAAAAGCTAAAAATATCAATATCTACAGTATCCAAAGCTCTTAACGACTATCCTACCATTAATGCCTATACCAAAGAAAGGGTAAAGCAAATGGCTGCTGAGCTGCATTTTACGCCGAACAAATCTGCGCTTAATCTACAGATTCAGAAATCTTATACCATTGGTATCATTTTACCAGATCTGATGGATCATTACTTTACCAGAAGCATTTTCGGAATTGAACAGCATGCCCGGCAATATGGCTATAATGTAATTATAGGTCAATCTTACGATGAATTGAAAAAGGAAGTTGATCTGGCCAATATGCTGCTTAAAAGTCGTATTGACGGTTTAATTATTGCCATTTCTAAGAATACACAGAACTTTGACCATTTAGATATGTTTGAAAACCTTGGCCTGCCAATTATTTATTATGGCAGAAACCCAAGCTTTAATTTAAGTTGTCATAAAGTATTAAGTAATACTTATCAGGGATGTTATAAAGCAACAGATTTCCTGATTAAGCGCGGACATCAAAGAGTTGCCTACCTGGGTGGCCCGAAAATGATCAGTTTTACACATGATAGGTTTAAAGGTTATATCAACGCATTGAATGATAACCATATTCCTTTTGATGCCAGCCTTGTCGCTTATACAGACTTTGACAAGGAGAATACCAATACTGCAATTAAAGAACTATTTTACAATAGTGAAAACCCGCCTACCGCATTAGTAGCTTTTAAAGAGCAGATTCTATTTGATGCCATGAAATACCTTCGTGCCAATAAATATGAAAAAATGGAACAAACAGAATTCATTGGTTTCGGAAATATGCCATTTATCCGTTACCTGGACAACCCTCCCCTGGCCTCTATCGAAGAGAATCCTGAGTCTATGGGTGAAAATGCGATTAAACTACTTTTAAAATTAATTGACCATAAAACAGAAGCAGCCGGATACCAAGAAGTTATGGTAGACTGTGAACTGGTTCTGCACCAATAA
- a CDS encoding MBL fold metallo-hydrolase has product MYITLFILGALSLLVYAILTLPVFGRLPEGARLERIRRLPNAQGDELQNQSLTSMVPEDGYFAIFKAMLKGNPNSRPSAILPHVSPELDSVSGTKVTWFGHSSYLLQLDTLKILVDPIFSKTPSPFSFIGKKQYAGTDFISAEDFPAIDVLLITHDHYDHMDYQSILKLKDSVKHFLTSAGAGSHLIRWGIPAEKITELAWEEEAVLFGLKFTAKPARHFTGRLFKRNRTLWSSFILETPEHKLFLGGDSGYDSHFKLIGEEQGPFDLAILECGQYNELWPLIHMFPEQTVMAAKDLKAKVLLPVHWGKFTLALHDWNDSVLRVTKSAEESAQQITTPLMGETFVLGGPYPDTKWWLNVENGKQ; this is encoded by the coding sequence ATGTATATCACTTTATTTATTCTCGGCGCATTATCCTTATTGGTTTATGCCATTTTAACCTTACCGGTTTTTGGTCGTTTGCCTGAAGGTGCAAGGCTGGAACGTATCCGGCGGTTGCCTAATGCACAAGGCGATGAACTCCAAAACCAATCTTTAACATCCATGGTGCCAGAAGATGGTTATTTTGCAATTTTCAAAGCCATGCTGAAAGGTAACCCTAACAGCAGGCCGTCAGCTATTTTACCACATGTTTCACCAGAACTCGATTCCGTATCAGGTACAAAAGTTACCTGGTTTGGACACTCGTCTTATTTATTGCAACTGGATACTTTAAAAATACTGGTGGATCCCATATTTAGTAAAACACCATCTCCATTTTCTTTTATCGGTAAAAAACAATACGCTGGTACTGATTTTATCAGCGCAGAAGATTTTCCTGCAATTGATGTGCTTTTGATTACCCATGATCATTATGATCACATGGATTATCAAAGTATATTAAAGCTAAAGGATAGTGTAAAACACTTTTTAACCTCGGCAGGTGCAGGATCTCATTTAATCCGCTGGGGAATTCCAGCAGAAAAAATTACCGAATTGGCATGGGAGGAAGAAGCTGTTTTATTTGGGCTGAAATTCACAGCAAAACCAGCAAGACATTTTACTGGAAGATTGTTTAAACGCAACCGTACCTTATGGTCATCGTTTATTTTGGAAACTCCTGAACATAAGTTGTTTTTGGGCGGAGATTCTGGTTATGACAGCCATTTTAAGCTTATTGGTGAGGAACAGGGCCCCTTTGATCTGGCAATTTTAGAATGCGGGCAGTACAACGAGTTATGGCCTTTAATTCATATGTTTCCTGAACAAACAGTGATGGCAGCAAAAGATCTGAAAGCAAAAGTACTTTTGCCTGTGCATTGGGGAAAGTTCACGCTGGCTTTACATGACTGGAATGACTCTGTTTTACGGGTTACCAAAAGTGCTGAAGAATCAGCCCAGCAGATCACAACTCCATTAATGGGCGAAACCTTTGTACTCGGTGGACCTTATCCAGATACAAAATGGTGGCTAAATGTAGAGAATGGTAAACAATAG